The Trichomycterus rosablanca isolate fTriRos1 chromosome 22, fTriRos1.hap1, whole genome shotgun sequence genome has a window encoding:
- the phospho1 gene encoding probable phosphatase phospho1: MRDSVFNCCFNPPHPPKDEFPTQGARAHALPPNDRRFLIFFDFDETLVDECSDDAMVSAAPGGSLPGWLKDTYRAGRYNEYMQRVLAYLAEQGVAPSNIRNTIERLPPCPGIPALLRFLMSCPPQDFEVICVSDANTVFIETWLQNLGLRSLFLRIFTNPAHFDENGQLQLRPFHSHDCQRCPVNMCKAEIVRRYTAQRVLERGGRHYQRVLYVGDGANDFCPSLTLAPRDVAFPRRNFPMHRLIQEMHEAKPGEFKANVVPWSSGEDIVNRLRKIVEERP, translated from the coding sequence ATGCGGGACTCCGTCTTCAACTGCTGTTTTAACCCGCCTCATCCTCCAAAAGACGAATTCCCCACACAAGGCGCTAGAGCCCACGCCCTGCCCCCGAACGACAGGCGTTTCCTGATCTTCTTTGATTTTGATGAGACGCTTGTGGACGAGTGCAGCGATGATGCAATGGTTTCGGCAGCACCCGGTGGCTCTCTGCCTGGCTGGCTCAAAGACACATACAGAGCAGGCAGGTACAACGAGTACATGCAGCGAGTACTGGCATACCTTGCCGAGCAAGGGGTCGCACCATCAAACATTCGTAACACAATAGAGCGTCTGCCACCTTGCCCGGGCATCCCTGCTCTACTGCGCTTCCTGATGTCGTGCCCGCCACAGGACTTTGAGGTCATCTGCGTGTCTGATGCCAACACCGTGTTCATCGAGACCTGGCTGCAGAACCTTGGCCTTCGCTCACTTTTCTTACGCATCTTTACAAATCCTGCTCATTTTGATGAGAACGGACAGCTGCAGCTTCGCCCCTTCCACTCCCACGACTGTCAGCGGTGCCCGGTAAACATGTGCAAGGCAGAGATTGTGCGGCGGTACACGGCTCAGCGGGTGCTCGAGAGAGGCGGCAGGCACTACCAGAGGGTGCTTTATGTAGGTGATGGTGCTAATGATTTCTGCCCGTCATTGACACTGGCACCACGTGATGTGGCATTTCCCCGGCGTAACTTCCCCATGCATAGGTTGATCCAAGAGATGCATGAGGCCAAACCCGGAGAGTTTAAAGCCAATGTCGTGCCATGGAGTAGCGGGGAGGACATTGTAAACCGGCTTAGGAAGATCGTGGAAGAAAGGCCTTAA
- the natd1 gene encoding protein NATD1 has protein sequence MAQAAQINVIEINSPIRVEHDKKRRQFSIRLNGSYDKAVLLYEYVGKKTVDLQHTEVPDAYRGRGIAKHLAKAAMDFVVEEDLKAHLTCWYIQKYVKENPHPNYLEHVIH, from the exons ATGGCCCAAGCTGCTCAGATCAATGTGATTGAGATCAACAGTCCGATCCGAGTGGAACACGATAAGAAGCGCCGACAGTTCAGTATCCGTCTGAACG GTTCTTATGATAAAGCCGTGTTGCTGTATGAATATGTGGGGAAGAAGACAGTGGACCTGCAACACACTGAGGTTCCAGATGCTTACAGGGGACGTGGCATCGCCAAGCACCTGGCCAAG GCAGCAATGGATTTTGTGGTTGAGGAGGACCTCAAGGCTCACCTGACTTGTTGGTAcattcaaaagtatgtgaaggAAAACCCTCACCCAAACTACCTGGAGCATGTCATCCACTAA
- the tmem11 gene encoding transmembrane protein 11, mitochondrial isoform X2 has product MASFGRRRGVPVNRERGVMAAAAECYIVHEIYNGENAQEQFEYELEQALEAQYRYIVIEPTRIGDETARWVAVGNCLHKTAVLAGAACLLTPLALPVEYSRYVALPAGAISLACATLYGISWQFDPCCKYQVEYDSRKLARLPLHTLTSSSPVVLVRRDDVHRKRLHNTIALAALAYCVKKIFELYAV; this is encoded by the exons ATGGCGTCGTTTGGAAGGAGGCGCGGTGTCCCAGTCAACAGGGAGAG GGGAGTGATGGCGGCGGCGGCCGAGTGTTACATTGTGCATGAGATCTACAATGGCGAGAATGCACAAGAGCAGTTCGAATACGAGCTGGAGCAGGCGCTCGAGGCGCAGTACCGCTATATCGTCATCGAACCCACACGCATCGGCGACGAGACAGCCCGCTGGGTCGCCGTGGGTAACTGTCTGCATAAAACGGCCGTGCTGGCTGGAGCCGCCTGCCTCCTGACGCCACTGGCACTACCCGTAGAGTACTCGCGCTACGTAGCGTTGCCTGCCGGCGCCATCAGCCTGGCCTGCGCCACTCTCTACGGCATCTCGTGGCAGTTTGACCCGTGCTGCAAGTATCAGGTGGAGTACGACAGCCGCAAACTGGCGCGTCTTCCTTTGCACACTCTCACCTCGTCTTCACCCGTGGTGCTGGTGCGCCGCGACGACGTGcacagaaagagactgcacaacaCGATAGCGCTCGCCGCCCTGGCCTACTGCGTGAAGAAGATCTTCGAACTGTATGCCGTATga
- the tmem11 gene encoding transmembrane protein 11, mitochondrial isoform X1, which produces MAAAAECYIVHEIYNGENAQEQFEYELEQALEAQYRYIVIEPTRIGDETARWVAVGNCLHKTAVLAGAACLLTPLALPVEYSRYVALPAGAISLACATLYGISWQFDPCCKYQVEYDSRKLARLPLHTLTSSSPVVLVRRDDVHRKRLHNTIALAALAYCVKKIFELYAV; this is translated from the coding sequence ATGGCGGCGGCGGCCGAGTGTTACATTGTGCATGAGATCTACAATGGCGAGAATGCACAAGAGCAGTTCGAATACGAGCTGGAGCAGGCGCTCGAGGCGCAGTACCGCTATATCGTCATCGAACCCACACGCATCGGCGACGAGACAGCCCGCTGGGTCGCCGTGGGTAACTGTCTGCATAAAACGGCCGTGCTGGCTGGAGCCGCCTGCCTCCTGACGCCACTGGCACTACCCGTAGAGTACTCGCGCTACGTAGCGTTGCCTGCCGGCGCCATCAGCCTGGCCTGCGCCACTCTCTACGGCATCTCGTGGCAGTTTGACCCGTGCTGCAAGTATCAGGTGGAGTACGACAGCCGCAAACTGGCGCGTCTTCCTTTGCACACTCTCACCTCGTCTTCACCCGTGGTGCTGGTGCGCCGCGACGACGTGcacagaaagagactgcacaacaCGATAGCGCTCGCCGCCCTGGCCTACTGCGTGAAGAAGATCTTCGAACTGTATGCCGTATga
- the dhrs7b gene encoding dehydrogenase/reductase SDR family member 7B: MECLKGVGLGPLAAGAVGLLVLLRMIQKARGQQIVQDKVVVITGASSGLGKECARVFHAAGARLILCGRDQTRLQELVEELKTLTNSETKTHTPCMVTFDLSDMDRVTKAAEDILKCHGHVDILINNAGISFRGSILETHISVQRNVMETNYFGPIALTQAILPFLVKRGSGHIVVISSVQGKIAIPYRSAYAASKHATQAYFDCLRAEVERFGLHVSVVSPGYIKTNLSVNAVTGTGSKYGVMDKTTEAGSDPVDVAHAVLKAVTHRQKDVLLAGLLPTLAVYLRTLWPSVFFKLMASRSKKEKKD, encoded by the exons ATGGagtgtttaaaaggtgttggttTGGGGCCACTTGCTGCAGGGGCAGTTGGGTTACTCGTATTGTTGAGGATGATCCAGAAAGCAAGAgggcagcagattgttcaagacAAGGTTGTGGTTATCACTGGAGCCAGTTCAGGCCTGGGCAAAG AATGTGCACGAGTTTTTCACGCAGCGGGGGCTCGACTTATCCTGTGTGGACGGGATCAGACGAGACTTCAAGAGCTCGTAGAGGAGTTAAAAACCTTGACAAATAGCGAAACAAAG ACCCATACCCCATGCATGGTAACTTTTGACCTCTCTGACATGGACCGTGTCACCAAGGCAGCAGAAGATATTCTGAAGTGTCATGGTCATGTGGACATTCTCATTAACAATGCAGGCATTAGCTTCCGCGGCTCCATACTGGAGACACACATCTCTGTGCAAAGGAACGTCATGGAGACCAACTACTTCGGTCCTATCGCTCTTACTCAAg CTATTCTTCCCTTCCTGGTGAAACGAGGCAGCGGACACATAGTGGTAATCAGCAGTGTGCAGGGAAAAATTGCCATTCCTTACAGATCAGCCT ATGCAGCCTCCAAGCACGCGACACAGGCCTATTTTGACTGCCTGCGGGCGGAGGTGGAAAGATTCGGTCTACACGTGTCAGTCGTCAGCCCTGGATACATCAAAACCAACCTGTCAGTTAATGCGGTTACAGGAACCGGATCCAAATACGGAG TGATGGATAAGACCACAGAGGCAGGAAGCGACCCGGTAGACGTTGCTCATGCTGTTCTGAAGGCTGTCACTCACAGACAGAAAGACGTTCTCTTAGCTGGGCTGCTGCCCACTCTCGCTGTCTACCTCCGCACTCTCTGGCCCAGTGTCTTCTTCAAACTCATGGCCTCTCGGTCCAAAAAAGAGAAGAAGGATTAA